The Streptomyces sp. NBC_00162 genome window below encodes:
- a CDS encoding TetR/AcrR family transcriptional regulator translates to MPTNKSTNQPAADPAPKKKPQVTASPERRRELLDTAAEVFAAQGYNATTVRKIADAAGMLAGSLYYHFDSKESMLDEILSAFLTELWEGYDTVLAAGLGPRETIEALVTESFREIDRHRAAVAIYQKESRTLSAQPRFHYLSDSQQKFEKAWLGTLERGVAAQVFRADLDIRLTYRFVRDTVWVAASWYRPGGQHSPEEIARQYLSMVLDGIAVRP, encoded by the coding sequence GTGCCTACGAACAAGTCGACGAACCAGCCGGCGGCCGACCCGGCCCCGAAGAAGAAGCCGCAGGTGACGGCCTCGCCCGAGCGGCGCCGCGAGCTCCTCGACACGGCGGCCGAGGTCTTCGCCGCCCAGGGCTACAACGCCACCACCGTCCGCAAGATCGCCGACGCCGCCGGGATGCTCGCCGGCAGCCTCTATTACCACTTCGATTCCAAGGAATCGATGCTCGACGAGATCCTCTCCGCCTTCCTGACCGAACTCTGGGAGGGCTACGACACCGTCCTTGCCGCCGGCCTCGGCCCCAGGGAGACCATCGAGGCCCTCGTCACCGAGTCCTTCCGCGAGATCGACCGGCACCGCGCCGCCGTCGCGATCTACCAGAAGGAGTCCCGCACCCTCTCCGCGCAGCCCCGCTTCCACTACCTCTCCGACTCGCAGCAGAAGTTCGAGAAGGCCTGGCTGGGGACGCTGGAGCGGGGGGTCGCCGCGCAGGTCTTCCGCGCCGACCTCGACATCCGCCTCACCTACCGCTTCGTACGCGACACGGTGTGGGTGGCGGCCTCCTGGTACCGGCCGGGCGGCCAGCACAGCCCCGAGGAGATCGCCCGGCAGTACCTCTCGATGGTGCTGGACGGGATCGCCGTACGCCCCTGA